Proteins encoded by one window of Salvia splendens isolate huo1 chromosome 14, SspV2, whole genome shotgun sequence:
- the LOC121764299 gene encoding uncharacterized protein LOC121764299, translated as MAECARGRGRGGRGGRGRGEETLVDDGNRRRDLRDVENDELRQQLRALQERLERLEKVEVENSTEDNSDTDVSTNNDVDDVNPFAHLDGRRGGGGEYGPDPARDIGMRVDIPEFEGRALPDEFIDWLNTVERVFDIKHVSDSNKVKLVAIKLKKHALIWWEHTKKQRSRERKGKIQSWEKMKKLLRRKFLPAHFRQEAFIEYHGCKQGDKSVEDFTNEFDRLKKRYDVDEEEEQTIARYFGALRPEIADVVQLQQYWNYDDVCRLASKVEKQLTRKKAVSRWSGKDATPFRSSGSTAGQNKSSTPAARHPAAKPMETGQRSRPPVRCFKCQGFGHIQADCPNRQMITLVGDEGIPTYDKTYDESELSDGSAELVYADQGAALVVRRVLNVKAAEDELWLRHNVFQTKCTTKGKVCHVIIDGGSCENVVSSIMVEKLGLKTVAHPQPYKLSWLIKGSELKVSKRCLVQFSIGTRYEDEVWCDVIPMDACHILLGRPWQFDRKVKHDGFKNTYTFKKDGATITLCPCPDTKCDPVVNKTANENSNLLTRSNFVTAASEAPTCYMLVVVESNGAGMSIPKEVQPLVKLYEDVLPAAIPPGLPPMRDIQHCIDLIPGSSIPNKAAYRLRPKEHEELQKQVLELLEKGVIRESMSPCAVPALMVPKADGSMRMCMDSRAINKITIKYRFPIPRFDDLLDQLQGAQVFSKIDLRSGYHQIRLRPGDEWKTAFKTRDGLYEWMVMPFGLSNAPSTFMRLMNQVFRPFIGKFVVVYFDNILVFSRSVAQHLEHLKQIFIVLREQKLYANAKKCHFLTEEVTFLGYVVTREGIRMDAGKIDAITSWPTPTSIHDIRSFQGLASFYQRFIRDFSSIIAPITECLKVGKFVWSSEADAAFQLLKLKVTQAPVLVLPNFDDVFEVHCDASNVGIGGVLSQNQRPIAFFSEKLCDARQRYSTYDKEFYAIIRTLDHWQHYLLSKEFVLFSDHEALKYIQGQHKLNFRHAKWVEFIQLFYFVIKHKAGTQNRVADALSRRHSLLSTMQARVVGFDTFSDLYCDEPDFRDIWVRCADRSFQQFVTHEKFLFKGNRLCIP; from the coding sequence ATGGCCGAATGTGCTCGTGGACGTGGTCGTGGCGGTCGTGGCGGAAGGGGTCGTGGAGAGGAAACCCTTGTTGATGACGGGAACCGACGACGAGATCTGCGTGACGTCGAGAACGATGAACTGCGACAGCAACTTCGCGCTCTCCAGGAGCGTCTGGAACGTCTGGAGAAGGTGGAGGTGGAGAACTCGACAGAGGACAATTCAGATACTGATGTATCTACAAATAACGACGTCGACGACGTCAATCCGTTCGCTCATCTGGACGGCcggcgaggcggcggcggtgaaTATGGACCTGATCCAGCACGAGATATCGGCATGAGGGTTGACATTCCGGAATTTGAAGGTCGAGCCCTTCCTGACGAATTCATCGATTGGCTGAATACGGTTGAGCGGGTGTTTGATATTAAACACGTCAGTGATAGCAATAAGGTGAAATTGGTCGCAATTAAGCTGAAGAAACATGCTTTAATATGGTGGGAACACACGAAGAAGCAGCGATCAAGGGAGCGAAAAGGGAAAATTCAATCGTGGGAAAAGATGAAGAAATTGTTGCGTCGCAAGTTTCTTCCGGCTCATTTTAGGCAGGAGGCTTTTATTGAATATCACGGATGTAAGCAAGGAGATAAGTCTGTAGAGGATTTCACGAATGAGTTTGATCGTCTGAAGAAGCGTTACGATGTTGATGAAGAGGAGGAACAGACGATTGCTCGATATTTTGGGGCACTCCGGCCTGAAATTGCAGATGTTGTGCAGCTACAACAATATTGGAATTATGACGACGTGTGCAGGCTCGCCTCGAAAGTCGAGAAACAGTTGACGAGGAAGAAGGCAGTTAGTCGCTGGTCAGGGAAAGATGCGACACCTTTTCGTAGCAGTGGCAGTACCGCGGGGCAAAACAAATCATCCACTCCGGCAGCGAGACATCCAGCTGCTAAACCGATGGAAACCGGGCAGCGGTCGAGACCACCAGTGCGCTGTTTTAAGTGTCAAGGCTTTGGGCATATACAAGCTGATTGCCCCAATCGACAGATGATCACGTTAGTGGGTGACGAGGGTATTCCTACGTATGACAAAACATACGACGAGAGCGAACTGTCAGATGGGAGTGCCGAGTTGGTGTATGCGGACCAAGGGGCTGCCTTGGTAGTTCGGCGTGTGTTGAATGTGAAAGCTGCAGAGGATGAGCTATGGCTACGTCACAATGTTTTTCAGACCAAGTGTACGACAAAAGGAAAGGTTTGTCACGTCATTATTGATGGAGGCAGTTGTGAGAACGTGGTTTCCTCGATCATGGTGGAAAAGTTGGGGTTAAAGACGGTTGCTCATCCACAACCCTACAAGCTATCATGGTTGATCAAAGGTAGTGAGTTGAAGGTCAGCAAGCGATGTCTAGTTCAATTTTCCATTGGGACGCGATATGAAGATGAGGTATGGTGTGATGTAATTCCTATGGATGCATGTCATATTTTGCTTGGTCGTCCTTGGCAATTTGATCGCAAGGTCAAGCATGATGGGTTTAAGAATACTTATACATTCAAGAAAGATGGTGCTACTATCACCCTGTGTCCTTGTCCGGATACGAAGTGTGACCCTGTTGTGAACAAAACTGCCAACGAGAATAGTAACTTGTTGACGAGGTCAAATTTCGTGACAGCGGCGTCGGAGGCACCAACATGCTACATGTTAGTCGTGGTCGAGAGTAACGGCGCGGGTATGAGTATCCCCAAAGAAGTGCAGCCGCTTGTGAAATTGTATGAGGATGTGTTACCGGCAGCCATTCCGCCTGGTTTACCTCCTATGCGAGATATACAACACTGTATTGATTTGATTCCAGGTTCCTCTATCCCTAACAAGGCTGCGTATCGTTTGCGGCCAAAGGAGCACGAAGAGTTGCAGAAACAGGTGTTGGAGTTGTTGGAGAAAGGCGTCATTCGAGAGAGCATGAGTCCGTGTGCTGTCCCGGCTTTAATGGTGCCGAAAGCAGATGGATCAATGAGGATGTGCATGGATAGTAGAGCGATCAACAAGATCACTATCAAATACAGATTTCCCATTCCACGGTTTGATGACTTGTTGGATCAGCTTCAGGGTGCGCAGGTCTTCTCTAAAATTGACTTACGTAGTGGTTATCATCAGATTCGCCTAAGACCGGGCGATGAGTGGAAGACAGCATTCAAGACGCGCGACGGGCTGTATGAGTGGATGGTTATGCCATTCGGCCTGTCGAATGCACCAAGCACGTTTATGCGGCTCATGAACCAGGTTTTTCGACCTTTTATTGGCAAGTTTGTGGTGGTTTACTTCGATAACATTCTGGTTTTTAGTCGCTCAGTAGCACAACACCTGGAGCACTTGAAGCAGATTTTTATCGTGCTGCGTGAGCAAAAGCTGTATGCTAACGCGAAGAAGTGCCATTTTCTTACGGAAGAGGTGACGTTTTTGGGTTATGTAGTCACCAGGGAGGGAATAAGGATGGATGCGGGCAAGATAGATGCTATCACTAGTTGGCCGACACCGACTAGCATTCATGATATTCGGAGTTTCCAAGGGCTGGCTTCATTTTACCAGCGCTTCATTCGGGATTTCAGTAGCATTATTGCTCCGATCACCGAGTGCCTTAAAGTGGGCAAGTTCGTGTGGAGTAGTGAGGCGGACGCCGCATTCCAACTGTTAAAATTAAAGGTGACCCAAGCCCCTGTCTTAGTTTTACCCAATTTTGATGATGTGTTTGAGGTTCATTGCGACGCTTCCAACGTGGGAATTGGTGGGGTGTTGAGTCAGAATCAGAGGCCGATTGCCTTTTTTAGTGAGAAGTTATGTGATGCACGACAAAGGTACTCTACTTATGACAAAGAATTTTATGCTATTATTCGCACTTTGGATCATTGGCAGCATTATCTCTTGTCCAAGGAATTTGTGTTATTTTCTGACCACGAAGCATTGAAGTACATACAAGGTCAGCATAAGCTGAATTTTCGACATGCCAAGTGGGTTGAATTCATTCAGTTGTTCTATTTTGTGATCAAGCACAAGGCAGGAACGCAAAATAGGGTAGCAGATGCTTTGAGTCGACGACACTCCCTATTGTCTACCATGCAAGCTCGGGTCGTGGGATTTGACACTTTTAGTGACTTGTATTGTGACGAACCAGATTTTCGTGATATATGGGTAAGATGTGCTGACAGGAGTTTCCAGCAGTTCGTGACACACGAGAAGTTCTTGTTTAAGGGAAACAGATTATGTATTCCATAA